The nucleotide window GCCTTGCAATGGCCATTCCCGTTCCGCCCACCTCGCCTGTGACGATATTCGCTGTGCGCAAATCGGCATGTCCAACGAGGCCTGCAATGGACCGATCGGGAGGGTCGGCGGCTAGCTCTGGCAGGCCTGACAGCTTGCGGATACGGTTGACGAAGACCTTCTCGCCCGCCTGGAGGGTATTCCAGCTTGCGCCTGATTGGAGCTTCTGGATCGAAATGACAATGTTTGAATCGACCATCATTGAGGAGGAGGTGAGCGCCTTTGCCGAATCAATCTCCAGGGCAGAGTGGCTCAGGCCTTCGGCATGGCGCTTCAGGCGAGATGGCCCCTTCTTCTCGGTGTTGTCTCCGGCGAATCGCCGGGCGCCCTCCTCGCCGAGGTACTTGGCCTCCAGCGCCACGTCCCCGCCGGTCAGCGGCGGCACGACCTTGGCGATCGTGTCCTTGCCGATCACCCCGACCAGGTGCGCGGCATCCTTGGCGGGGATGTCGCCGAGCGCCACGAGCGTGCGCGTCGGCAGGTCGGCCAGGAGCGCCTTGGCCTGGGAGCCGTCGAGGCCGTGTTCGGCCCAGCGCACCACCTCGGGGCCGTGGTCTTCGACGTACTTGGTGCGGTCCGGGTACGTGTAGGTCGTCGCCGGATCGGTGGGTGCGCCGGTGTCGTCGGGCTTGTGCGTCGAGCGCGTCACGTCCGGCGGTGCCTCGCCCGGCGTCCGCGAGCGCCACGTCGCCGGGATCGCGTTGGGCTCGACCACGTCGCCGATCGCCGGGTGGCGCATCGACCACATCTGCTGGGTGTCGATCAGCTCGCCGCCGGCGCTGATCACGACCGTCGCCTTGTAGACCGGCACGTCGGCGTTGCCCTCGAAGTCGCCGACCAGGTCGGGGCGCTTGAGCTCGAATTCGACGCGGGGCATGCCCTCGTCACCCGGTCCGGGGTTGCGGACCCGGCCGGTCTTCTTGTCGAACACGTAGGGCGTGACCACGACATGCCGCGGAACGCCGTTGTGCGCGCAGTACCCGAAGTCGGCGGCTGACGGCAGCACCAGGCCGCGGTTGATCGCGCCCGAGGCGTCGGTCGAGCCCTTGAGCAGCTCCTTCAGCTTGAGGCCCTTGCCGCGGAGCTGGCGGCCGGGCGTCATGTGGTGGCTGTGGGCCAGGCCGACGATGTCGGGCAGCTTGCCCCAGTCGACCTCGCCGGCCGCGCCCTTGACGATAACGTACTCGTTGCCGCGGCGGCCCAGCCCCCACTCGACCCCCGGCGCGTCGAAGTCGTCGCCGACGTGGACGCCGATGGCGGCGAGGCCGTCCGGATCGCCGGCGGTGATCGGGGGGGGGGGGGCGCCGGGGGGGGGGGGGGGGGGGGGGGGGGGGGGGGGGGGGGGGGGGGGGGGGGGGGGGGGGGGGGGGGGGGGGGGGGGGGGGGGGGGGGCGTGGCGCGGCGGGTCCGCGGGTGGTCTGCCTGGCGCGCGCGCGTGCGGCTGCGGTTGTCCGGGGGCCGGGGGGGGGCCCGGCGGGCGGCGTCGTGGGTCGGGTGGGCGTTGCGGCGGGTCGCGGGGCCGGGGGGGTCGAGCGTGGGGTCGCGCGGGGCGTGGCGCGGCCGCTTGGCGTTGCTGTCGCGGCTGGGGGGCGGCGCGGCGCCCGGCCGCTGTCGTCGAGCGTCCGCCGCCTGCGCTCGCACGCCGCGGCGCTCGGCCTGACCACCGCGACGGTTGGTTGCGAGATCCCGGTCGAGCGTTGTGGCTCGCGTCGATCAGTTTGCCGCGACACGTGCATCCGAATGCCCATCCACGAATGTCCAGCGAGAGCCGGATTGGATGCACCATTCTACGCGAGCTGAGACGTAGACCTTCCCGGCACTTGACGAATCATTTCACTGTAGTTGACCTTACACCGGCTACATCGAGCGTGGGTTGCGGCCCGGCGCGCGCCCCGCTCAGCAGCTCGTGCCGCTGGCGCAGGCGCGGGTGGTCTGGAGCGTGCCGTTGGCGCCGCCCTGGCCGTCGTTGCCGTCGCGCTCGATCGCGGGCGCGGCCGGCGCGTGGGCGCCGCCGCTGCCGCCGGCGCCGAGGGCGCCGCCGCTGATCGTGCAGTCCTGGGTGATCGTCGAGCCGGGGGTCGTGACCAGGCCGACCGAGCGGCCGCCCTGCCCGCCGCCGCCACCGCCACCGTGGCCGCCGTGGGCGCCGGCGCCACCGACGCCAGGCGTGGCGCCGCCGGGCGACGCGCCGCCGGTGTTGCCGGCGCCGCCGCTCTGGCCGCGACCGCCGGTGCCGCCGTCGCCACCGCGGCCGGCGTTGCCCCGCGCCAGCGCGCAGCCGGTGATCGTCACCGCGCCGTTGCTGACCGCGAACACGCCGAAGCTGCCGCCGCCGCCACCGCCGCCGCCACCGCCGCCGCGGGCCGCGCAGCCGCCGGCGCCGCCGCCGCCACCGCCCGCGCCGTAAGAGTCGGTCCCGATGTCGCAGCCGCCGGCGCCGCCGCCGCCACCGCCGCCGCCGCCGTTCTCGCCGGTGTCGCCGGCGGTGCCGGGGTTACCGTACCAGTAGCCGTTGGTCACCGCGGCGCCAGCGACGGCGGTGCCGCGGGCGCCGTTGCCGACCTGGCCAGGGCCGCCGCCGGTCGTCGGGCCGCACTGGTCGACGCCGCTGCCGCCGGTGCCGGGCGCGCCGAAGCTGCCGTTGCGATAGGCCGCGGCCGCCCCGCTGGCGCCCGCGCGGGCGTTGTAGTCGAGCGAGAACACGTTGCAGTCGGTGTCCATCTGACCGCCGGCGCCGCCGGCCCCGGCGTTCATCGCGCGGGTCGACGGGCTCGAGGTGCAGGTGTTGGTGCCCGCGGGACCGGCGGCGCCGCGCCCGCTCGAGTCGCACGTGGTGTTGTACTCGCGGCCGTCGCCGCCGCGCCCGCCGTCCATGTAGCTCTGCGACGCCGTCAGGACCGCGTCGGCGCCGGCGCTGCCGGTCGCGCCGTCGGCGCCGTTGCCGGCGTTGATCGCCACCCGCTCGAGCCGCACGGTCGCGGCGTCGACGTGGACGGCGTAGCTCGAGCGGCCGTTGCCGCCGACCTGGCCCGTCGCGGTCGGCCCGGTGATCACCAGGTCGCCGAGCGTGACCGGCACGATCAGGTCGTGCGCGCGCACGGCCAGGTACTCACCGTCGCCGCCGGCGGCGTTGTCCTGGGCGCCGATGATCTCGACCCGGTGACCGGGCGTGGCGTAGCCGGCGCGCTGCCAGCTGAAGTCGTAGCCGCCCCAGACGTTGACGCCGTTCACCAGCACGACCACCTCGTTGTAGGTGCCGGCCTGGACGAAGACGTGGTTGCGCCCGACGGTGGCGGCCCGGACGACGCCGTAGCTGATGGTCTGGCACGGCGACGTCGACGTCAGGCCGCAGGTCGGCACGTTCGCGCCGCCGCCGGCGACGAAGACGCCGCGGGTGACGTCGCCGTCGATGCCGTCGCAGTTGGCGTCGGTGTACGTGCCGTCGGGGTCGTCGGTCGCCGCCGGCGGCTCACACCCGCCCCAGCCGGTCGCGCCCTGACACGTCCGCATGCCGCCGCAGGTGGTGCCGAACGGCGTCGTGATCGAGCAGGTCTCCATCATGCCGGTGTTCGCGGCGCTGCAGTCGCACGCGCCGCTGTTGGGCACGCACTGCTTGGTCGGGCTGCCGCCGATCGTCAGGTCGGTGCACGCGTAGCCGGTCGGGCACTGGACGACGCTGCAGTCGCGGCTGCAGTACTGATCGCCGTCGGGGTAGGTCAGGCAGCGGTCCATGCCGAGCTGGGTGCACTCGGCGTCGCCGCTGCACGCCGAGCACAGCTGGTCGATCACGGGCACGCAGACGTTGTCGATCTCGCCCGGATCGATCACGTCGATGACGCCGAAGCAGCCCCACTCGCTCGGGCAGTCGTTGTCGCACAGCCGGGTGCAACGGCCGCCGGTGCCGACGAAGATGCAGATGTCCGACTCGCACTCGGCGTTGCCCAGGCACGGATCGCCGAAGGCCTTGCGCGGCGGCGCGTCGACCGTGGGCCCGGCGTCGACCGTGGGCCCCGCGTCGAGGTCGACCACGCACGTGCCGCCCGGACCGCAGACGTAGCCCGTCGGGCACGGCGTCGCGACGTCGCACGCGCACGGCTCGTCCGCCGGGTCGCAGTTGCCGCCGACCTTGCTCGACGCGCACCCGAGCACCAGCACCCCACCCAGGAGCACGAACAGGAAGCGGTACATATTCCGCCAAGATATCACGACCTGAAGGCGGCTCGGGTGTGACGAACTCCTCAGGGGCCAGCGGCGCCGACGGGGCGCGCGCCGAGCCAGGTCGTGGCCGGCGGCGCGTCGATCGCGACCGCGCCGGTCGTGGTCAGCGCCGAGACGTCGACGAGCTCCAGCGCCAGCACCCGCGCGATCGTGATCGGCCCGCCGATCGAGACCAGGCGCGACAAGCTCAGCGTCGCCAGGCTCGGCAGGTCGCGGATCTCGAGCGCGCCGACCTCGACCACCGTCGGCGCGAACACGCCGCTGATCGCGCCGCCGCTGACCACCGCGAACCGCCCGCCGACCGTCCGCAGCCCCGGCAGGCCCACCGACGTCAGCGCCAGGGTCGGCCCGATGATCAGATCGCCGTCGACCTGCGCCAGCCCGGCCAGGGGCGCGAGGTCGAGCGGCGCCGCCGAGCGCACCGACAACCCGGGCAGCCGCGCGCACCCGGCCAGGGCGTCGAGCTGCTCCTGCGACGAGGCCACCACCGCCGCGGTCGGGCAGCCGCGCGCGGTCGTCGTCGGCGCGGGGTGGCCGCACGCCGCCAGCGCGCCCAGCGCGGCCAGCGCGCGCCGCATCAACGCGTGACCGGCGCGGCGACGTCTTCGCCGCGGCACGCCCGCAGGTACCGCGCGATCGTCTCGGCCAGCCCCAGGTAGAGCGCGTCGGCCAGGAGCGCGTGACCGATCGACACCTCGGCCAGCTCGGGCACCGCGCGCGCGAACGTCGGCAGGTTGTGCAGGTCGAGATCGTGGCCGGCGTTGACGCCGAGCCCGGCGGCGGCGAGGGCCCGCCCGCACGCCTGCAGCCGCGCGAGCTCCTCGGCCCGGCGCGGGGTCGACCACGCCGACGCGTACGGCTCGGTGTACAGCTCGACGCGCGCGGCGCCGGTGGCGGCGGCCAGGGCCATCTGCGCCGGATCCGGATCCATGAAGATCGCCGTGCGCACGCCACGGTCGTTGAGCCCGCCGAGGATCGCCGCGATCTGCGCGGTCTGGCGCGGCAGCTCCCAGCCGTGATCGCTGGTGACCTCGCCCGGCTTGACCGGCACCAGCGTGAACTGATCGACGACCAGCTCGGCCGCCAGCGCGTGCAGCTCGGGGCGCTCGTCGCCCTCGAGGTTGAACTCGACGCCGCGCTCACGACAGATCGCGCGCAGGTCGCGGACGTCGGCCTCGCGGGTGTGGCGCTCGTCGGCGCGCCAGTGCAGCGTCAGCCCGGCGACGCCCGCGTCGATGCACGCGTGCGCCGCCACCCGGGGCGACGGGTTGTCGTGGCCGCGCGAGTTGCGCAGGAGCGCGACCTTGTTGAGGTTGACCGAGAGGTTGGTCGACATGCGCGGCGCCTAGAACGAGCCGCGGACCAGCAGCCCGAGCTGATCGCTACCGACGGCGGGCGCCACCGCCACCTCGCGGGCGCCGCGGCGCTTCGGCGCGGTCAGGTACAGCACCACGCCGCCCACCACCGCGGCGCCGCCGACGGCGAACGCGACGGTCGAGATCGTGGCGCGGGTGCGCGCCGAGTCGGTCAGGTCGCGCGCGGTCGCGAGATCGCCGCGGCAGTCGCCGACGTCGCCGCCGCACTCGGCCTTGGCCTCGTCGCTGGCGCTGCGCGCCATCAGCCCGAACGCGACGCCGGCGCCCAGCGCGGCCACGCCGCCGGCGGTCAGCCCCAGGCCGAGCCTGCGGCGACCAGGCCCGGGATCGCTGGGCGGCGGCGGCGGCGGCGGCGGTCGCACGACGATCGGCGTCGGATCGGGGTCCGGATCCGGCGGCGTCGGCACCTCGGGGATCCTGGTCAGCGACGGGATCTCGACGGTGACCGTGGTGCCATCGCCCATGACCGCGACCTCGGCCTTCCACGGCTCGTAGCCCTCC belongs to Myxococcales bacterium and includes:
- a CDS encoding pyridoxine 5'-phosphate synthase, whose translation is MSTNLSVNLNKVALLRNSRGHDNPSPRVAAHACIDAGVAGLTLHWRADERHTREADVRDLRAICRERGVEFNLEGDERPELHALAAELVVDQFTLVPVKPGEVTSDHGWELPRQTAQIAAILGGLNDRGVRTAIFMDPDPAQMALAAATGAARVELYTEPYASAWSTPRRAEELARLQACGRALAAAGLGVNAGHDLDLHNLPTFARAVPELAEVSIGHALLADALYLGLAETIARYLRACRGEDVAAPVTR